In Kineococcus sp. NBC_00420, a single genomic region encodes these proteins:
- a CDS encoding esterase-like activity of phytase family protein, whose translation MKRTLASAVVLATVCTLAASGAANAGTTGKAAAATARCSTAVALTGFDDHLDETTFAGTPVANLSALAPRPDGSLLALSDRSELFTLDADRNPTAVVALRDEEGAELDSEGLVADRDGTLWVSSESGPSVRHYTADGTLLGALPLPPELQVAPAGRAQENLSLEGLTLSADGLTLFADDEQELLRDADGVLRIQTWHRADLTAPFALAAQYAYQADPGLGVPELTATPDGRLVLVEREFIAQVGNTVRLYVADPATGTDVGSVQSLTTDSPVLAKTLLADLVTCPTLGAVAEQPQLNPLLDNVEGMALVSNQGDRRLHLLLVSDDNQRPTQTTRFYDLDVTLPVRTS comes from the coding sequence GTGAAGAGAACCCTCGCGTCCGCCGTCGTCCTCGCCACCGTCTGCACCCTCGCCGCGTCCGGGGCCGCGAACGCGGGCACCACCGGGAAGGCCGCCGCCGCCACCGCCCGGTGCAGCACCGCCGTCGCGTTGACGGGTTTCGACGACCACCTCGACGAGACCACGTTCGCGGGAACGCCGGTCGCGAACCTGTCGGCCCTCGCCCCGAGGCCGGACGGCTCGCTGCTGGCCCTCTCGGACCGCTCGGAGCTGTTCACCCTCGACGCTGACCGCAACCCCACCGCTGTCGTGGCGCTCCGCGACGAGGAGGGCGCCGAACTGGACAGCGAGGGCCTGGTCGCCGACCGGGACGGAACCCTCTGGGTGTCCTCGGAGTCCGGTCCCTCGGTCCGGCACTACACGGCCGACGGGACGCTCCTGGGTGCGTTGCCGCTCCCCCCGGAACTGCAGGTCGCCCCCGCCGGGCGGGCTCAGGAGAACCTGTCCCTCGAGGGGTTGACCTTGTCGGCCGACGGGCTCACGCTCTTCGCCGACGACGAGCAGGAACTGCTGAGGGACGCCGACGGTGTGCTGCGGATCCAGACCTGGCACCGCGCCGACCTGACCGCTCCGTTCGCCCTCGCTGCGCAGTACGCCTACCAGGCCGACCCGGGTCTCGGCGTTCCCGAGCTGACCGCGACCCCCGACGGCCGGCTGGTCCTGGTCGAACGCGAGTTCATCGCCCAGGTCGGGAACACGGTCCGCCTCTACGTCGCGGACCCGGCGACCGGGACCGACGTGGGCTCCGTCCAGAGCCTGACCACCGACAGCCCCGTGCTGGCCAAGACCCTGCTGGCCGACCTGGTGACCTGCCCGACGCTCGGGGCGGTCGCGGAACAACCGCAGCTGAACCCGCTGCTGGACAACGTCGAGGGCATGGCCCTGGTGTCGAACCAGGGCGACCGCCGCCTGCACCTGCTGCTGGTCAGCGACGACAACCAGCGCCCCACCCAGACCACCCGGTTCTACGACCTCGACGTCACCCTCCCCGTCCGGACGTCCTGA
- a CDS encoding CGNR zinc finger domain-containing protein — protein MNAPVVDLEVVEQFLNTLDERTFSRHGEQHLRRDALTSPEDLSAWLDDRDLAGDPVRPADVTTARALRSALREALLGSEPALDRFPLRLVADPSGSLRVAAQTGVDGLDTLVETVAVSVASGRWSRLKLCASEDCRWAFYDTSRNGGGRWCSMEVCGNRHKTRTYRRARG, from the coding sequence GTGAACGCACCGGTCGTGGACCTCGAGGTCGTGGAGCAGTTCCTCAACACCCTCGACGAACGGACGTTCAGCCGGCACGGCGAACAGCACCTCCGTCGGGACGCACTCACCTCGCCCGAGGACCTGTCGGCCTGGCTGGACGACCGCGACCTCGCCGGGGACCCGGTCCGCCCGGCCGACGTGACCACGGCCAGGGCGCTGCGCTCAGCGTTGCGCGAGGCCCTGCTGGGGAGCGAACCCGCGTTGGACCGCTTCCCGCTGCGCCTGGTCGCGGACCCGTCGGGGAGTCTGCGGGTGGCGGCGCAGACCGGCGTCGACGGTCTCGACACCCTCGTCGAGACGGTGGCCGTCAGCGTCGCCTCGGGCCGCTGGAGCCGGCTGAAGCTCTGCGCGTCCGAGGACTGCCGCTGGGCGTTCTACGACACCTCCCGCAACGGTGGCGGACGGTGGTGCTCGATGGAGGTCTGTGGCAACCGCCACAAGACGCGGACCTACCGCCGGGCCCGGGGGTGA
- a CDS encoding epoxide hydrolase family protein, producing MSTSRLSPDARPLLAVPDAELEDLRSRLRATRWAAAWPLPAWQAGTDGGELRRLVAHWADGYDWRAQEAALNALPSRFAEIDGTLVHHLVFQGERADALPVVLTNGWPSSFLEHTEFARRLTHPSEFGGDARDALTVVVPSLPGFAFSGQRPDLENSLPTHELWHRLMHDELGFERYGAHGSDLGAGVTGRLGQAHPEAVVGIHLLDVDSRHDEADGELDEDERAYLDRLAAWREAEGAYGHQHSTRPLTLAQGLSDSPSGLLAWILEKYRAWSDGDGDPAAKFGDEFLLTQASLYWFTNSISTSFRPYYESGNGFLPPLERVTVPTAVALFPADLGAPPPRSWVERRYHLTRYTRMPRGGHFAAREEPGLLAEDVLTFFRDTVG from the coding sequence GTGTCGACTTCACGGCTGTCCCCGGACGCCCGCCCGCTGCTCGCCGTCCCCGACGCCGAGCTGGAGGACCTCCGATCGCGCCTGCGCGCGACGCGCTGGGCCGCGGCCTGGCCGCTCCCCGCCTGGCAGGCCGGCACCGACGGCGGCGAACTGCGCCGCCTCGTCGCCCACTGGGCCGACGGGTACGACTGGCGCGCCCAGGAGGCGGCGCTGAACGCCCTCCCGTCCCGGTTCGCCGAGATCGACGGGACGCTCGTGCACCACCTGGTCTTCCAGGGCGAGCGCGCCGACGCGTTGCCCGTCGTCCTCACCAACGGCTGGCCGAGTTCCTTCCTCGAGCACACGGAGTTCGCCCGGCGCCTGACGCACCCGTCGGAGTTCGGCGGGGACGCCCGTGACGCCCTCACCGTGGTCGTCCCGTCCCTGCCGGGATTCGCGTTCTCCGGACAGCGTCCGGACCTCGAGAACTCGCTGCCCACGCACGAGCTCTGGCACCGGCTCATGCACGACGAACTCGGCTTCGAGCGTTACGGCGCCCACGGCAGCGACCTGGGGGCCGGCGTCACCGGCCGGCTCGGTCAGGCGCACCCCGAGGCCGTCGTCGGCATCCACCTCCTCGACGTGGACTCCCGCCACGACGAAGCCGACGGGGAACTCGACGAGGACGAGCGGGCCTACCTCGACCGTCTCGCCGCGTGGCGGGAGGCGGAGGGGGCCTACGGCCACCAGCACAGCACCCGTCCGCTCACCCTCGCCCAGGGGTTGAGCGATTCCCCGTCCGGGCTGCTGGCCTGGATCCTCGAGAAGTACCGTGCCTGGAGCGACGGCGACGGCGATCCCGCCGCGAAGTTCGGTGACGAGTTCCTGCTCACCCAGGCCTCGTTGTACTGGTTCACGAACTCGATCTCCACCTCGTTCCGGCCGTACTACGAGAGCGGCAACGGATTCCTGCCCCCGCTGGAACGGGTCACCGTCCCGACCGCGGTCGCCCTGTTCCCCGCCGACCTCGGAGCCCCGCCGCCGCGGAGCTGGGTGGAACGCCGGTACCACCTCACGCGGTACACGCGGATGCCGCGCGGCGGTCACTTCGCGGCCCGCGAGGAACCCGGACTGCTCGCCGAGGACGTCCTCACCTTCTTCCGCGACACGGTGGGGTGA
- a CDS encoding WD40 repeat domain-containing protein: MTSRRLPALVGFLVLVLGIAVVLAVGAGAGRRNVPARVSVPRVFPGSSHLTADSTRSPLGRAVALYRQGAGVGITGTPQVLAQGSDGRSTRTVDVALDRGRGDVLGDPAPATLSPDGSLVVVGERRATPAATDLVEITTATGAERVVRLPAARGVVPVAWSQDSRYLAYAGADATNVVESAVAGPLFVLDTRSGRSELLTDDVTAAAFSPDGSRVAVQSPGSPRIRVLDRSGRTVDQLLAPDRARIAGGAAWSPDGSLLAVFDDVRDQVGFVPVAATAVVPAPVPSGGRVLGWLSRTELLVPAPLTSVGDGDQRLLRADLAEGDTSVWASVPTAGARYAVRDVTLATALLPRAQLVAGGDVDRGPWPLGLRIGFVVAGAVLSSFSVVGLQRRAAAVGSLVATPAWSTDSSID; this comes from the coding sequence ATGACCTCGCGCCGGCTGCCCGCTCTCGTGGGGTTCCTGGTCCTCGTCCTGGGGATCGCGGTCGTGCTGGCGGTCGGTGCCGGTGCCGGCCGACGCAACGTCCCCGCCCGGGTCTCGGTCCCCCGGGTCTTCCCCGGTTCCAGCCACCTCACCGCCGACTCCACCCGGTCCCCGCTCGGACGGGCGGTCGCCCTCTACCGGCAGGGCGCGGGCGTCGGGATCACCGGGACCCCGCAGGTCCTGGCCCAGGGCAGCGACGGCCGCAGCACCCGCACGGTGGACGTGGCCCTCGACCGCGGACGGGGAGACGTCCTCGGCGACCCGGCGCCGGCGACGCTGTCCCCCGACGGGTCGCTCGTCGTCGTCGGCGAGCGGCGCGCCACCCCCGCCGCGACGGACCTCGTGGAGATCACCACCGCCACCGGGGCCGAGCGCGTGGTCCGACTGCCGGCGGCACGGGGCGTCGTGCCCGTGGCGTGGAGCCAGGACAGCCGCTACCTCGCCTACGCCGGGGCGGACGCCACGAACGTCGTCGAGTCCGCCGTCGCGGGTCCGCTCTTCGTCCTGGACACCCGCAGCGGCCGCTCGGAACTGCTCACGGACGACGTCACCGCGGCCGCGTTCTCCCCGGACGGGTCGCGGGTCGCCGTGCAGTCCCCCGGGTCACCGCGGATCCGGGTGCTGGACCGCTCGGGGCGGACGGTGGACCAGCTCCTCGCCCCGGACCGCGCCCGGATCGCCGGGGGCGCCGCCTGGTCCCCCGACGGGTCCCTGCTCGCCGTCTTCGACGACGTGCGTGACCAGGTCGGGTTCGTCCCGGTCGCGGCGACGGCCGTGGTCCCCGCGCCGGTGCCCTCCGGCGGTCGGGTCCTGGGCTGGCTCTCCCGGACCGAACTGCTCGTCCCGGCCCCCCTGACGTCCGTCGGCGACGGCGACCAGCGGCTGCTGCGCGCGGACCTCGCCGAGGGGGACACCTCGGTGTGGGCGTCGGTGCCCACGGCGGGCGCGCGCTACGCGGTGCGGGACGTGACGTTGGCGACGGCCCTGCTGCCGCGGGCGCAGCTCGTCGCGGGTGGCGACGTCGACCGCGGGCCGTGGCCGCTGGGACTGCGGATCGGGTTCGTCGTCGCCGGGGCCGTGCTGTCGTCGTTCTCGGTGGTCGGTCTGCAGCGGCGGGCGGCGGCGGTGGGTTCGCTCGTCGCCACCCCCGCCTGGTCCACCGACTCCTCGATCGACTGA
- a CDS encoding aldose epimerase family protein, with amino-acid sequence MENPVGTVTVEQAWGTFEDGTPIARWVLDDGRVRVGLVEHGARIQSVLVPDRDGNLVDVVLGFSDLAPYTAKGRSFGATIGRFANRIRGGTFTLDGISFAVPPTDRGNAIHGGPHPFSERRWSAHPVEGACGVRFSLLSPDGDNGFPGNLSVHVSYVLRGGVLTVLASATTDSTTVVNLTNHAYWNLAGDGAGTVDAQLVQVAADRFLPVDDSGLPTGEFRPVEGTPFDLREPVPVGYRVDLEDEQLARGKGFDHCFVLADVPGGRRDVTFAAKVEEPVSGRTLEVWTDQPGVQFFTGGSLAGTLVGKAGQTYGPRAGFALEAQGFPDAPNHPEFPTTVLQPGEEFRTVTEFRFGLA; translated from the coding sequence GTGGAGAACCCGGTGGGAACCGTGACCGTCGAGCAGGCCTGGGGAACGTTCGAGGACGGAACCCCGATCGCGCGCTGGGTCCTGGACGACGGGAGGGTGCGGGTCGGTCTCGTCGAGCACGGCGCGAGGATCCAGTCGGTGCTCGTCCCCGACCGGGACGGGAACCTCGTCGACGTCGTCCTCGGGTTCTCCGACCTTGCGCCCTACACCGCCAAGGGACGCTCCTTCGGGGCGACGATCGGGCGGTTCGCCAACCGCATCCGGGGCGGGACGTTCACCCTCGACGGGATCAGCTTCGCCGTCCCGCCGACCGACCGCGGCAACGCGATCCACGGCGGACCGCACCCGTTCTCGGAACGGCGCTGGAGCGCCCACCCCGTCGAGGGGGCCTGCGGGGTCCGGTTCTCGCTGCTCAGCCCCGACGGCGACAACGGGTTCCCCGGAAACCTGTCGGTGCACGTCAGCTACGTCCTGCGCGGTGGTGTCCTCACCGTCCTCGCGAGCGCGACCACCGATTCGACGACCGTCGTGAACCTCACGAACCACGCCTACTGGAACCTCGCGGGCGACGGAGCGGGGACGGTCGACGCGCAGCTCGTGCAGGTCGCCGCCGACCGCTTCCTCCCCGTCGACGACAGCGGACTGCCGACGGGTGAGTTCCGTCCCGTCGAGGGCACCCCGTTCGACCTCCGCGAACCCGTTCCGGTCGGCTACCGCGTCGACCTCGAGGACGAGCAGCTGGCCCGCGGTAAGGGTTTCGACCACTGCTTCGTCCTGGCCGACGTCCCCGGCGGGCGCCGTGACGTGACGTTCGCGGCCAAGGTCGAGGAACCCGTCTCCGGGCGGACCCTCGAGGTCTGGACCGACCAGCCCGGGGTGCAGTTCTTCACCGGGGGCTCACTGGCCGGGACGCTCGTGGGCAAGGCGGGGCAGACCTACGGGCCCCGGGCCGGGTTCGCCCTGGAAGCCCAGGGTTTCCCCGACGCCCCGAACCACCCCGAGTTCCCGACGACCGTCCTGCAGCCCGGCGAGGAGTTCCGCACCGTCACCGAGTTCCGCTTCGGCCTGGCCTGA